The nucleotide window CTTCACCATTTTCCTCGATGACCTTCAAGATCACTATACCGTAATCGTCGTCTTTCTCATCCATGTCGGCCGGCAGAAACGCCATATAAAGCGCCCCGTCCAACTCTATTGTATCCAAATGCTCGAGCTCAAATTCATTGCCGTCATCATCGGTGACGGAAATAAAATCGCTTCCGTACTGATCGCTCATCGCTTCCTCCGACGTTTGTTTTCAGCAATGCAAAACACAGCACAATGCATCACTGTGCTGCTATTTTACCGCATAACGCGCCAATATTCAAGAGCCTGCCCGTCCCGTTACGAACTGAAATCTTCTAAAAGCCGCAGGACATCCTCATACGTTGCGGCATCGATCCCCTGATCCAGCTTTTGCCTGTCAACAGCCCGCAATGACGAAATGTCTATCGTCGTTTCAATCACCGGTGCTTTCCGGTCACCACCAAAAAAAACGGCAACACGGCCATTATAGGCACCAATGACATAGCGCCCCGTTTCCTGATTGTCCGCCTGAACGGCAGGCGTGCCCGCCGAAACATCTTGAATGACGGCTGTCGCCGCCAGGAGAATAAGCATGACAGCTGCGGCTAAGAAAGCAAGAGAAAGAACAGCCCCCCTGAGCCTGATACGCACCATTTTCACGACCTTTCCGGGTGTAATTAAAAAAATTATACCCGGCTCGTTCTTGTGTTAAACGGAATTAAAATAGTTACAAAAAAAATTTGACAAATATGTTACAATGTCTGTAGCA belongs to Oscillospiraceae bacterium CM and includes:
- a CDS encoding DUF1292 domain-containing protein, which gives rise to MSDQYGSDFISVTDDDGNEFELEHLDTIELDGALYMAFLPADMDEKDDDYGIVILKVIEENGEEILATIDEDAELDRVYSHFMEHFFSDDNDEAE
- a CDS encoding BofC C-terminal domain-containing protein; this translates as MVRIRLRGAVLSLAFLAAAVMLILLAATAVIQDVSAGTPAVQADNQETGRYVIGAYNGRVAVFFGGDRKAPVIETTIDISSLRAVDRQKLDQGIDAATYEDVLRLLEDFSS